From Cyanobacterium stanieri LEGE 03274, a single genomic window includes:
- a CDS encoding HhoA/HhoB/HtrA family serine endopeptidase gives MSKVFSRIAISTGFLVAGISFGLWGGKQFSNVSEDFPNPSFFSENYSIPLPDSPSGGANIENHRNFNFIASAVEKVGPAVVRINASRQGSRNSLSDNFFGSIPSYPPQDSGTGSGFIIQEDGLIITNAHVIDNSDLVSVSLRDGQFFEGEVLGIDRMTDLAVVKIKASGLPVVTLGKSEDLIIGEWAIAIGNPLGLDNTVTAGIISATGRSSNEVGVPDKRVRFIQTDAAINPGNSGGPLLNIQGEVIGINTAIKANAQGLGFAIPIETASRISQQLVTNGKAAHPYLGIQMVTLNPYTSTNYDFPIPDIYENTQGVLILRVMPNSPAQEAGFKTGDLITRIRQTSIMTTTDVQEEVEKSSIGETLPVTVNREGEMVIVEVIPTEFPQ, from the coding sequence ATGAGCAAAGTATTTTCCAGAATCGCTATCTCTACAGGATTTTTAGTCGCTGGTATTTCTTTCGGCTTATGGGGGGGGAAACAATTTAGCAATGTGTCTGAGGATTTTCCTAATCCTTCCTTTTTTTCAGAAAATTATTCTATTCCTTTGCCCGATTCTCCTTCAGGGGGAGCAAATATAGAAAATCATCGTAATTTTAATTTTATAGCTTCTGCGGTAGAAAAGGTAGGCCCGGCGGTGGTGAGGATAAATGCTTCTCGCCAAGGGAGTCGTAATTCTTTATCTGATAATTTTTTTGGTTCTATTCCTAGCTATCCTCCCCAAGACAGTGGCACTGGTTCTGGTTTTATTATTCAAGAGGATGGTTTAATTATTACTAATGCCCATGTGATTGATAATTCCGATTTGGTTTCGGTTTCCCTCCGTGATGGTCAATTTTTTGAAGGGGAAGTGTTGGGTATTGATAGGATGACTGATTTGGCGGTAGTCAAGATTAAGGCTTCTGGTTTGCCGGTGGTAACTTTGGGTAAAAGTGAGGATTTAATTATTGGGGAATGGGCGATCGCCATTGGTAACCCCTTAGGATTAGATAACACTGTCACAGCGGGTATCATAAGCGCCACGGGGCGATCGAGTAATGAAGTGGGAGTACCTGATAAAAGAGTTCGTTTTATCCAAACCGATGCGGCCATCAATCCGGGTAACTCAGGAGGCCCATTACTCAATATTCAAGGGGAAGTAATCGGTATTAACACCGCCATCAAAGCCAACGCCCAAGGATTAGGTTTTGCCATTCCCATTGAAACTGCTTCCCGTATTTCTCAACAACTGGTAACCAATGGTAAAGCCGCTCACCCCTATCTAGGAATTCAAATGGTAACCCTTAATCCCTACACCTCAACTAACTACGATTTTCCCATTCCTGACATTTATGAAAACACACAAGGGGTTTTAATTTTAAGGGTGATGCCTAATTCCCCTGCCCAAGAGGCTGGATTTAAAACAGGGGATTTAATTACTCGAATTCGACAAACATCAATCATGACAACCACTGATGTTCAAGAGGAAGTAGAAAAGAGTAGCATCGGAGAAACTCTACCTGTTACGGTTAATAGGGAAGGAGAAATGGTAATAGTTGAAGTGATTCCCACGGAATTTCCTCAATAG
- the apcB gene encoding allophycocyanin subunit beta: MLLDAVTSLIKNYDVSGRYLDRDAIDSLKSYFQSGTTRIQIANIINANSPELVLNAGKQLFEEVPELIRAGGNAYTTRRYSACLRDMDYYLRYVSYALIAGDTSVLDERVLQGLRETYNSLGVPIGPTVRGIQIMKEMIKDMAFASGIENTSLVDEPFDHLARELSEVSI, translated from the coding sequence ATGTTACTCGATGCCGTAACTAGCTTAATAAAAAACTACGATGTATCCGGGCGTTATCTCGATAGAGATGCCATCGATTCCCTAAAATCTTATTTTCAATCCGGCACTACTAGAATTCAAATTGCCAATATCATTAATGCCAACTCCCCTGAGTTAGTTTTAAATGCGGGAAAACAATTATTTGAAGAAGTACCCGAGTTGATTCGTGCGGGGGGAAATGCTTACACTACCCGTCGTTACTCTGCTTGTTTACGGGATATGGACTACTATTTACGCTATGTAAGTTATGCTCTGATTGCCGGGGATACTAGCGTTTTAGATGAGCGAGTCTTACAAGGATTAAGGGAAACCTATAATTCTTTAGGTGTACCCATTGGCCCTACTGTCAGAGGTATTCAAATCATGAAAGAGATGATTAAAGATATGGCTTTTGCTTCTGGTATTGAAAATACTTCTTTGGTGGATGAACCTTTTGATCATCTTGCCCGTGAGTTGAGCGAAGTTTCTATCTAA
- a CDS encoding HhoA/HhoB/HtrA family serine endopeptidase: protein MIILSSFKKFIVSLLLGFMVGWGMLVAPVTALPTDLAPDSFVAQAVEKTGDAVVRIDIEKVVSRSFGFDPFMDDPMLRQFFGNGFSGRMPQERRVAGQGSGFIVDGSGIILTNAHVVSDADKVTITLKDGRKFSGQVMGTDQITDLAVVKVDSQGDLLPTAVLGDSGAVKVGDWAIAVGNPVGLDNTVTLGIISTLHRSSSEVGISDKRIDFLQTDAAINPGNSGGPLLNAQGEVIGINTAIRADAMGIGFAIPINKAKEIQNTLAMGGEVPHPYVGIQMVNVTPDLARENNNDPNSAFMIPEVEGVLVVQVLSDTPASSAGMRRGDVVVKVNSRPISDAGELQNVVEQTGVDKNIRFSVIRGDRTLDLNLKTAQLR, encoded by the coding sequence ATGATTATCCTATCTTCTTTCAAAAAGTTTATTGTTTCTTTACTTCTCGGTTTTATGGTTGGTTGGGGGATGTTAGTGGCCCCTGTGACGGCACTACCCACGGATTTAGCTCCCGATAGCTTTGTGGCTCAGGCAGTAGAAAAAACGGGAGATGCGGTGGTGCGTATCGATATAGAAAAGGTGGTTAGCCGTAGTTTTGGTTTTGATCCTTTTATGGATGATCCTATGTTACGTCAGTTTTTTGGTAATGGTTTTTCGGGGAGAATGCCCCAAGAAAGAAGGGTGGCTGGGCAAGGTTCGGGATTTATTGTCGATGGCTCTGGTATTATTTTGACTAATGCCCATGTGGTGAGTGATGCGGATAAGGTGACTATTACCCTCAAGGACGGGCGCAAGTTTTCGGGGCAGGTGATGGGTACGGATCAAATTACTGATTTGGCGGTGGTGAAGGTGGATTCTCAGGGTGATCTTTTACCTACTGCGGTGTTAGGGGATTCTGGGGCGGTGAAGGTGGGGGATTGGGCGATCGCCGTTGGTAATCCTGTCGGTCTTGATAATACGGTAACCTTGGGCATTATTAGCACTCTCCATCGTTCTTCTTCGGAAGTGGGGATTTCTGATAAGAGAATCGATTTTTTACAAACCGATGCGGCCATCAACCCGGGTAATTCGGGGGGGCCTTTGTTAAATGCTCAGGGGGAAGTTATCGGCATTAATACGGCTATACGTGCGGATGCTATGGGGATTGGTTTTGCTATACCCATTAATAAAGCAAAAGAAATTCAAAATACTTTGGCTATGGGAGGGGAAGTGCCTCATCCTTATGTGGGTATTCAGATGGTTAATGTTACTCCTGATTTGGCAAGGGAAAATAATAATGACCCTAATTCGGCTTTTATGATTCCTGAGGTGGAAGGGGTTTTGGTGGTACAGGTTTTGTCTGATACCCCTGCATCGTCGGCGGGAATGCGTCGGGGTGATGTGGTGGTGAAGGTGAATAGTCGCCCTATTAGTGATGCTGGGGAGCTTCAAAATGTGGTGGAACAAACTGGGGTTGATAAAAATATTCGTTTTTCTGTGATTAGGGGCGATCGCACTTTAGATCTTAATCTTAAAACCGCACAGTTAAGATAA
- a CDS encoding M15 family metallopeptidase: MEKPYQKIAIQECGEALIAIPEDLFLMENPPPYQKLGADYGGKSPYYLRQRVVDGLIVAQEKLQQLKPQWRLKIFDAYRPIAVQQFMVDYTFKQVCEMKGFNQGQLNSAQEKEVYEEVYKIWAIPSHNPLTPPPHSTGAAVDLTLWDEKGQMVDMGGEIDELSERSHPNYYQHRPNSLEQRYHYHRQILLQAMNAGGFLRHPGEWWHFSHGDQMWAWLQNSINPSLRAIAKYGGVP; this comes from the coding sequence ATGGAAAAACCTTATCAAAAAATAGCGATTCAAGAGTGTGGGGAAGCGTTAATCGCCATTCCTGAAGATTTATTCCTCATGGAAAATCCTCCCCCTTACCAAAAGTTAGGCGCTGATTATGGGGGCAAGTCTCCCTATTATTTACGTCAAAGGGTTGTTGATGGTTTAATTGTTGCCCAAGAAAAATTACAACAGTTAAAACCCCAATGGCGGTTAAAAATTTTTGATGCTTATCGGCCCATTGCTGTACAACAATTCATGGTGGATTATACTTTCAAACAGGTTTGCGAGATGAAGGGTTTCAACCAAGGTCAGTTAAATTCTGCCCAAGAAAAGGAGGTTTATGAGGAAGTATATAAAATTTGGGCAATTCCAAGCCATAATCCTCTCACCCCTCCCCCTCACAGTACGGGGGCTGCGGTGGATTTAACTTTATGGGATGAAAAGGGGCAAATGGTTGATATGGGCGGAGAAATTGATGAGTTATCGGAGCGATCGCACCCTAATTATTACCAACATCGTCCAAATTCCCTTGAACAACGCTATCATTACCACCGACAAATACTTTTACAAGCCATGAATGCTGGGGGTTTTCTTCGTCATCCCGGAGAGTGGTGGCACTTTTCCCACGGAGATCAAATGTGGGCTTGGTTACAAAATTCTATTAATCCTTCCCTGAGGGCGATCGCTAAATATGGCGGTGTGCCGTAG